The genome window AAAGCAGAAAGACTGAATCAAAGTCATTGTTTGGATTCATTAAGGAATTTGGGCAGAGGAGAGAGTATATTCTTCCCCAGCTGGAGCTCTGCATGCTCAGCATTATGATCATGGCATTTCCATGGGTTCCCCTACTTCAGCCAGTAGTAGAGTCTGGCGAACACTGCCCCAGGACAGACATTTCAGCTCCACTTTATAATTTAATTGAGTTCTCTGAAGTGTTTATTGTTGCATGGCAGAAGAGAAACGTATGTTACTCCTGCCCTGTGGGCATAATACACAACTTTTCATTAGATCGCTACCCAAAATCCTGCATATTCAAAGCTAAAAATCTTGCAAGGGCCAGGTGCTAAATTGAAATGGATTAAAGTCAAGTGGGACCCCTCAGACAAGGCTCACTTCATCCTTCCTGTTTCACATTTAGCATATTCACTTTCGTGCCAATGGGAGATGAAGAACAGATGATGGCAATATCATCAAGTAACCACCTAAAATgtattctctctctttctcacatCTAGATAAAATTCTAGTAACAAGTGCTGCCTAACAAGAGGGTTCAACACAAAACTGGAAACTAGAGTTTCAGAAAACATCAACACAGGTATAGCCCCCAGGGTCAGCTGATGTGGACTACGCAATATTCTGCGCTTCTGGAGCAGGTTGACCTCATCCACCCTGAACAGCAGATGTTCTGAACTCTGAAACATTACACTACCCTCCACACCCCAGATCATGCTGAGGACACCATCCTGCAGCTCATCTATATACTGCAGTACACCTGTAACATACCTGAAGTCACTCCAACACTCACATCTCCATACCCTGTCCGCCCCACAGTTCATATTATTAAAACCATGCTCCATTTGGCATTGCAGGAGATTCATGTTTTGGAAGACGAGCCACACCACCAGTGCTTATGTCACCTGTGCCTTCCACAATTCCTGGCCTTTCTCTGGGGCCAGGCCaattccccaccaccaccacacactCCCTAGTCAGGCAGCCATACCTGGAGAAAAAGAGGGCCACACAAATGAGTACTTCATCTAGGTCCTAACCAGTAattgaaacagaaacatttattttcatcctGACTACTCCCTCGAGAAGTCCCAGGGTAGAGGTCACCATCATTACGCAGTGAGAGGTGCTGTGAGGCATAAGGAGCTGGGTGACCTGTAACACCAGAGCAATCATTGCAAACATTATTTCCTCCGGTTCCTCTACATCCAGCCTGTAACTGTCTCTGCTTCCGCTTCTGGCTTCCAGATGTATGCTAGCCACAATTCTTCAGCTTCAGACTTGGGACATTACAGCCCCACAAACATGTTAATAAAATGAGCTACTGACAGAGGTCCTCTCTACCTTAGCTCAGACAGCACTGGTTTACTGGTTTCCTCAttctcctctccccactccTGTTTTTCCTTGCCAAAGTACTCCAcgcagttaaaaaaaacaaacccagatgATCCATTTCTTTAAACATTCCTCAGCTTAGTCTCTCTTTCATCTGCAAGTCAAAAGAGCCTGTGGCAGTATTTGCAAAGCCCAAGCATCAGACCCACACAATGGGAATACCCCATGCACCTGCACTGGAGTAGACAGCTCTGAGGTCAGGCTTGCACTCCCACAGCAACCAGACACCAGCACTGCTGATCAGGATGACCATCAGCACCCCCTCCTAGCTGCCTATAGCTGGAGAATGGGTGTCAGACTGAGCAAAGATGGGTCAGGCACCTCCCCCTTTCTCCTCACCATACATTTGAGAAGCGTGTCAGTTTTTGCCAGCCTAGAGAAACACACAACTCACTCTCAACAGACCTGCAAcacaagtgaaaataaataaataaaaaccccagccttccccctcgccaaaacccccaaaacagtGAATATATATCTGTTGATACCAGGTGTACATTCATTCCTTGGAGGTCTGTCCCAGAAGAACTGCTTGGAAAAGATGGTCCACCATCTCCAGTTAGTGTCTCAAAGTCTTGGTAGAATACTGCAGCCATCCCTAGTGACCTGAGCTCCTCCACAGCACCTTTTGGTGCAACTGCAGTGACAGGAGCAACAACACAAGCAATAACATTCATTTCAGCATTACcatacttctgaaaataaatgctgttgAATCAAACCCACTGCTTAACAGGGAACATGCCCCATATAAAATGTTGTTTGCCACCGTGCCTAAGCTTTGGAGTACATCACTTCAAAGcagttgggtttggggttttttttaaacaaactggaaTCAAGGATGAGTTCCAGCCTTAACCTAGAATTGATTCAGACTTATGCTAGGAGTGACTGACAGTCAATTGATATCACAGCTGCTGAGGGGCCTCTACAAAGCTGGTCTCTATCCAGTCCCTAAAGAAACAGGTGCCCACACTACAGAAGTCAGCAGCATGGCTGTATGAATCACTACCCAAGGGCAGACCTGTCAGGCTCACCCATGTCAGCCACCACAGCCAGATGATCCTCTGAACAgcattttattctgaaacaaGCCCCATACATGGCACAGTCAACATGCTCTACACAAGGCTTTTGTTTCAAGTCCAACAGACAATTCTGATGCAAGTTTTCaatttacaaataatttaaaaaaaccaacactcTGCTCAGCATAAAAATAACACATCTTCCATTGTCTCCAACACATTTAGTCCTCAAAATTTGGTTTTGCATTGCTAAGATGGCAGATTTGCTTAGGTTCCAGGGAAGACTATTCTAATGAGGAATGGCCCACTAAGACataccaaaccccaaaacttatAACCTCCACCTTCTAAGGATTagacccagaaaacaagaacttTCAAGCACAGTCTTGCAGTCAACTTTCAAATTGGCATGACCACATCCTAATCTTGGCTTCAGAATCTGCACTTTTGAGTGGCAACCTAGCCTGATCGTACTACTCTCCCACACCTCAGCAGGGTGgtcagagcaggcagcaggcagagagccAACAGTTCAAGGCAGAGTCTCTCAGCTCTTATACCCATCACCTCTCAAAAGAGTCCAACCAATTCCTAAcatctctaaaaaaaaaaaccaaaccaggtAAAATTAAGTCAATTTCTTTCAACCCCATGCCCTTCTCCCTGCCAACCCCACCAGCCCATTCAGGGAAACCGTAGAGGCCAAAGTGTTCCATAAAACACAAGTGCCACACAACCCACTTGAATTTGGCTTCCATCTACATCttgaaggagaggggaaaaaaaaacacgaCATCACACAAACAATTTTCACACATTTAATGTAATGGCACCCTAATTAAGTTTACAGTACTTTCATCTCCACTAGATACTGCGTTTCAAAAGtataatggaaaaaacaaacataaaaaaaccacttttttttgtaaagttttAGAAACTCAACCATATGGAGTTACATATGCATAAATGCCTTTCAAAAAATAGTTAAGAATTGTATTTTTCACCCTCACACAACAAAAAATTAGGTTTTCCTGGGTCTTTTCACAAGATATGGAGATCAAAGATGGCACTTAAACTTCTGAAGTAGGGGGTGTCATAAGGTTATATCAGGACTTCCGCTGGAGAACCTGCCATGAAGCAAACactaaaaataggaaaagaatgTGCAAGAGCTCTGAAGAAGTGAGAAGCACAACATGTTTTGCAAGCTTGTGTTCTGATAGCCATGGAACTGAAGACTGCTGGCTGAGGAAAGCCTGCCTGAATTTCTTCAGCTAAAGTCTATTCAAAGCATAGCCATCATGGGAAGTCATATGGATAGCAATACACGAGACTCTTCGGTACTAATGATGAGCTCTCCTTTGGATTTCACCTCGGATCAACAACCAAAACAAGCAGAAAGGTCACTTGGAGAAGCCATAGGAATAATAGAAGTATTTGTTGGTTTTCCTATGACAAGTAATTAAGAGAACTAATATGGAAGCAGATGAAAATAGACTAGGCAGAAGTCTTTTTAATGTACTATCACCTAGAAAACTAGCAATCCTACCGTTTTATTAGGTTTCACACTTTGACTTTAAAGAGTTAAGGAAAACAAGTACACTTTGTGTGAATAAAGTTTGGAGCATCCTTAAAGAGGGGAAGCTAACCTAGGAGCAGCCAAGGACCCTTGATTTTCACCTAAAAGCTTAGCCTGAAAGATGGTAACCTCACACAGTCACTTAAAAGAGTCTTAAATTGTGGGGGTGGCTGTGTTTCCTACAATTTAAAGTGAACATTTTAGCTATTATTCCTGTAATTCAGGATTACGGAATGGACCCATGTTCGTAACTGGAGAAAACTACCTTTGGACAAGTCAGTGGTTTGGTTCTAGTAGGAACTTTAAATATTCCTTCTCCCACACTTAAGAACTACTCATTCTGctgtttccacttttttttaattaagaaaatatttattagacTAAGAAAGGCATTAACATTTTACCTTTGCATCCTGCTTCTAGAGTTGGCTTCCACCTCTAAGTTCCAGCAGTCATCATCCCTAAAGGACATTCACTAATACTCTTATATTTAATACTAAAGGCCACATCCTTCCAAAGTCTTCTCAGTGTGAAAACTCTCCTCAAATGCATACAGAAATGACCTCTAAAAATACCTTGATACTTGTGAAAGTAATTAAGAACTTAAAGTTCATAATTTGTTCACTTAGATGCCCATATGATATGAATCAGATAATTTGATTCATACACAGGACTGATGGAgtatgttaaagaaaaaatgcagaagtctACATGAATTACAACTTTTGGTTGAATCATATATTAATTAtacagaagaaactaaaaaatcTCTAAACAGAAAAAGGGTGGAAATAAACACACTCACTCCAGCACTTTTCCTACTATAAGAATATTGCACATTCCGATAATGTTGCACAAATTACTGGCTTTTGATAAAGACCATATATGAGGTATTAGTCTATTAATAAATAAAGaacatggaaaaggaaaagcacttAATATAATGCAACAATCCATTCCAAGTATTTAGAGAACGAAAACTGAACAAGCAATAATACGTACCCTTGAGGGGAAGGTTAAAGTTACTCAGCAAATAGGCAGCTTTCAACATCCACCCGAGAAGCAAAGGGTTAAATCTCTTCTGATACAGATTTTAAGAACTCAAAGCCTATTTAAAACCCTGCTGTTTAAAATGCTCATTTTGCTCATGCAATCAATCTGAGAGGTAAATTCTTATCTCAGTTCTGAAGGGACAGCAATATGTGGGTGGTGCCAGTAATCTTACTAAGGGGAACCAATTTAATATACTAAACCTGTATTACTagttaagaaataaaacaaaacttttggCTTGACATCAGTTAAAATAGTCAGGGGTTTtgttgtgggttgttttttttctttttttagttttaaatagtTTAGACTGGTTACAGATTTCCATGGTGCTGAAATTGATACCCATTAGTACTGTCCTTATTGGCAGATTCCAGCACCACAAGGCATTAGATGAATACAACAAttgtaattttcagttttactcTGTGTTTATGCTAAGAATTTACCTTTCAAAtcacaacactgaaaaattcCTGCTGACAGGTAATAAATCTGTCAATCTAAACACAATctatctatttttttatttaggcCCTTCCAGAAACACTAGGAATCCGCAGGCAAGCTTATCTTGTTTAAGCTCACAAGAGCACAGAGGAGTACTTAAGTTCAATAAACTGAGCTAAGGAAACTACATTGCACACGTGGTAATATAATAAGCATAAAACAAGAGTGTTTTCAGTATGCTCTTCCAAACCTCGATAAACAGTTATTTgtattctggaagaaaaaaaagagaccttGCATGCACACAAGCTTACATACATGAATATCCCTTAAATAAGTCAAGGGTTATTCAAATCCCAAGATCTTTTCAGGCCAATGAAAGGCTATGCAGAAATAGAATTAATTCCAACATCACTCTCCTAGGTGAAGCACAATCTTAACATATTTCCTCTTGTTATTTTCCAACTTTAAGAAGTGTTTTATGATTAATATATTTGCAATGCTGGACAGAGTAACAAAGATCCAGGTAAGTCATATTTCTGATGGTAATTTGCGTAAATTATCCAATTTGCACAGTAAGTCTGTATCAGGTAAAAACTGCAAGTGAAAACTTGGAAAGATGTgataaaaaaagcagcacttcaAAGTTAAAGTTTCCCCTCTGCTGCAATCCATGCACCAGTAACTCAAACAGTCTTGAATTGGCATGTATGAAAAAATTATATTACAtttctcaaattaaaaatatatatcttgTGTTGAAGTTCAGATTTATGGAAAGTGTTTACTAAACTGAAATACACATAATTTCCTCTGCCACATGAGATTTCTCTCCCATTCTAAGTAGTTACTGAGACATCTACTTCCCAAATGCATGTTGTTTCTATTCTGAAGATTAGTTTTCATCTACAATTTCTTTATAGCAGTTAAGTGTTTTTTTAGAACACACAGTTCAAAGAATTTTTCCGTGTTAGCGCAAAACCAAGAAAGATCATGAAGATgttgaaagaagaagaaaagagatgaaaagaaaggaaacattatTGTCCAGAACAGTCTGTATATGTGGTAACCATGTTTCCTCGTCTCTGAGTGACAGTCCTACAGTGCTTACTGGATCCATGAAATCTGGTATCAGTTCGCACTGCATGCCGGTGTGCATTTTCAAAGTCACTAAacgaaaacattttttccatattttcaaaCACATCATCAAACAGTCCACCTCCAAAGGAGAACTCTTGGAAAGAACGCCTTTGCCGATTGTGAGCTTCCCGATGACTTCGGAAGTgattttcaaagtgctttttgGACCGTGAGTTTTGACTAAAGAGGTCAAAGTCTTTGAACAGATCATCAAAGTTGAAATTAAATGACTGATGGAACGGGCTTCCATTATTTCCTTGTCCTCCATGACGGCCAAACTGATCATATTCTCTTCGTTTATTCTCATCTGATAATGTTTCATATgctatttccatttaaaagaaaaagttgtaaAAGTTTATTTACattctcatttgaaaaaaaacccaaacagcaacaaaagaaaaccatacACAAATACAAAGAACAGCTTTCTCCCACTCCCTCAACAGGACAAATTTCAAGCAAGACTTTCATTCAATATGCAAGCCCAACGAAGGTCAACATTTGTTTAACTTTTTCCAATCCAGAATAAgctgtttcaaaacaaatatttataataataaatatagcTATACTATGAGGACAGATTATATCctcaaaattttaaattcacatAATACAACATAGCTTAACTAGCATTAAAGATTAGTGtttatatttgaaagaaaatagcaaTGACATATGGTGATCAGAAAGACTGGAGGACTGAGGATGAGTTAGGAGCACTACCTAACAAAATGAACTGCCTACTGCATTCCTATCACAGTAACACAGTGCAGTGTCTGCAAAATTACTTGCCAGCCAGCAGGTTCTAGCTAGACCGCAGTTACAACTAAGCAACAAGATAAACATCAAGGAGATAAAGGGAATTAGTTTCCCCTGTGTCCAAATTCTTGGTTTTTCAAAAGTTCAACAATTAACCTAGATTTTGTGACTGGATatatctgaaatgaaattagGTTTCCATCTGATCTTTGGTCTACAACTACAGCTACTGGTGTTCCAAGGCAGAAACTCTGACAGATAATATACCTATTCTGAAACATTAAGTATTTCAAACACTTCCATTTTCTTATCTGTCAAAGGCTTGCAACTATTCTATATACTTCAACACTTACTTAAGAGTTCCCAATTCCTCCCGCAATAGGTGCTAACTACAGTAAGTATCTAACGAGACTGTCCCTCCCTTTCACTATATTAATGACtacctttctttcaaaataatttttctgcagACAAGAAGGTAAAACCCAGAAATCTCCTGCTAGCTTAGAACTACACAGATGGATGTTATAACAGAGTCTATGGGGATCAGATGTGGGAACACCTGATTTTTCAGCAAGCCTTTTTCTATTCTTGATTATCCACTTCCACAATTATATTTTATCACAAAACACTTATGAATGGTGTATTCCTAGGACCACAGGGTAACTCAGGTTGGAAGTGACCTCAGAAGATCTGTACTgtaacctcctgctcaaagcagggtcagttATGAGATCAGACTAGCTTATTCAGGGCTTTATCCACTCATTCCTGATGAATTTCCAAGGTTGGAGACCTCACAACCTCTCTAAGCAACCTGTTCCAACACCGGCCTATCCTCAAGatgaagaagtttttccttaTAAACACTCTGAACCTCTTGTACTCCCACCATGAACcactttgctgtatttttttttttttataatctcCCCACAGTTACTGGAAGGTTGCTGTTAGGTCCCCCTGAAGCCCTAGTAATCCTGAGCTGGATCTTACTAGACAGATCAAAAGATAAGAATTAACCTCCTAGGGCTAAAGTTGTCCTACTGCCAAGTATGTTTTTGTGACAAGAGGCATAAGCCAAAAAGCCTAATAAGCAGGAATGCATAAACTGTGTAAAAGGCCTGCCTACGTACAAGGACACAGAAACAAGCCAGATACTGATACTGGACATTTgacacacagaaacagaaataagaaaaaatcttttaacCTCTTACTcagcaaaaccagagcaaaCCTAAGTAACCACATCTGCTCACAGATATAAGCCATGTATTAAATTATTAAGACTAAGGATAGCATATATTACCTTCAGCAATTTCTCTAAATTTTGCTTCTGCACCAGGACTCTTATTTTTGTCTGGGTGGTATTTCATAGCCAGCTTGTGAAACGCCTTCTTGATCTGGCGGTCAGATGCATTTTTTGGAACTCCTAAGATATCATAATAGCTCTCTGTAGCCAGTATTAATTCAGTTATCATTAAAATGCAGAGAGCAAATGTGAAGACAGATTGCGTAGTTGCCATTTCTCTGGttcctagaaagaaaaagaaatatacttgAAGAACAagttatttcagtttctgcaaCAACTTAAAGGTACAGCTATAAGCCAGAAGAGGAAGACCTGTATGTTTCAGGAGTCACTCAGTGACAGATGTGTAAACACATTGTTTCACACACGTCAAACTCCATTCCCCTAGTTTCATAATCACAGaatatgtaaatgaaaacacTGTGAATTCACATTTCACATGCATCACAAGCATACTTCGGTGTATCCTTAACCATACATTCTCCCACAGAGCTGTTGAAGTACACATACAATATGTTTCACTGTATCAAAC of Haliaeetus albicilla chromosome 14, bHalAlb1.1, whole genome shotgun sequence contains these proteins:
- the DNAJB9 gene encoding dnaJ homolog subfamily B member 9, with product MATTQSVFTFALCILMITELILATESYYDILGVPKNASDRQIKKAFHKLAMKYHPDKNKSPGAEAKFREIAEAYETLSDENKRREYDQFGRHGGQGNNGSPFHQSFNFNFDDLFKDFDLFSQNSRSKKHFENHFRSHREAHNRQRRSFQEFSFGGGLFDDVFENMEKMFSFSDFENAHRHAVRTDTRFHGSSKHCRTVTQRRGNMVTTYTDCSGQ